A genomic window from Phycisphaerae bacterium includes:
- a CDS encoding proprotein convertase P-domain-containing protein, producing MTRFALGLIASALAAAYVISVHATPTAAACPCPGDINGSGAVNLQDIPGFAAALISAGGGCDPSGCADLNGDGACDGKDVHPFVDALIGFGGPILVPAGRDCWRIPTCLDGRTLFDLCAHPVPADFFGHGSDPFDGRLTFGGDGDFQMEWRRAASMSFCGVPSNDSTPLEITALRLTSCEPATVTYNGGQSPQLWNVEIDLPQERIVNVSAGGLPIPDCGGAQAVSESSVSPPNCGQVYTLRVAVQISHPRVGDLTVRLRHVESNRTVTLMERIGAGASPPNCGACTPAGNTTSNLNVIFADSASATIQSQTTSVNTGQSYRPKEALEVGAFRGGQTCGTWQLIVTDCASGLSGSIGNWTLNFAPPPEPPIGMLHASKISDNGGEFTSSFRIPARYTFVRSDNPAIFRVFEPAVAGVVPAELSPGGSMPWVHAVPLPGLEIGYCDPGDGHVRNFYPAMRDSVDPAPCAIQVPMVHAGAGCLIVAEVSPASCPGACCIGNGELCLITERTVCESQGGVFRGDHTTCDDLDSDGIPDAFEDAAFVSPACCRPALSGCFTRTSPVEWNTDFNPLDPAPDLNCDGCEVYVMGTSACSADDPVLGSPTCPDCNGNGVCDPCDVYAPCATSLDCNGNGIPDECDLNPLDPDGNGLVSQDCNENGVPDECDFDTDGDLVPDDCDNCDLIFNPGQEDMDGDEIGDACDEDADGDGFEGPFGNGLDCDDFDPSINPGVVESTAEGNCSDGIDNDCDSVADGDDPDCVGVATMIRINEIRIDESGSADPNEYFELCGPSGASLAGYTYLVIGDSTNGNSGIIELVVNLDALSIPADGYLLVAKSTMSLVPLAGVDLVFPLNFENGDNVTHMLVRGFSGVLNQDLDLDNDCVLETTPWIEIVDRVALIEEMNPPSGTECHYGTSPVDTIGPDGFGPPSHVYRCPSGTGTWVIGDFDIGLGFDTPGAANTTCP from the coding sequence ATGACTCGGTTTGCCCTTGGGTTGATCGCCAGCGCTCTCGCGGCCGCCTATGTGATCTCTGTCCACGCAACGCCAACGGCGGCTGCTTGTCCATGTCCTGGCGACATAAATGGCAGCGGGGCGGTCAATTTGCAGGACATACCGGGCTTTGCCGCTGCGCTCATCAGCGCCGGCGGCGGTTGTGATCCTTCGGGCTGCGCCGACTTGAACGGAGACGGCGCTTGCGACGGTAAGGATGTGCATCCGTTTGTCGATGCGCTGATCGGATTCGGCGGGCCGATTCTGGTCCCGGCCGGTCGGGACTGCTGGCGGATCCCGACATGCTTGGACGGTCGCACGCTCTTTGATCTCTGTGCGCATCCGGTACCGGCGGATTTCTTTGGCCACGGATCGGATCCGTTCGACGGGCGACTTACTTTCGGCGGGGATGGCGATTTCCAAATGGAATGGCGACGTGCCGCATCGATGTCATTCTGTGGTGTGCCGTCCAACGATTCAACACCTCTTGAAATAACCGCATTGCGCTTGACATCCTGCGAGCCTGCGACGGTGACGTACAACGGCGGTCAGTCGCCTCAGCTCTGGAACGTCGAGATCGATCTGCCGCAGGAACGTATCGTCAATGTCAGTGCCGGGGGTCTGCCGATTCCGGACTGCGGCGGCGCGCAGGCCGTATCGGAATCGAGCGTGTCGCCTCCGAATTGCGGGCAGGTCTACACACTGCGTGTCGCGGTGCAGATTTCCCATCCGCGGGTCGGCGATCTTACTGTTCGATTGCGACACGTGGAAAGCAATCGAACGGTCACGCTGATGGAGCGCATCGGAGCGGGTGCGTCCCCCCCAAACTGCGGGGCCTGCACGCCGGCCGGAAACACGACTTCCAACTTGAATGTCATATTCGCGGATTCAGCCTCCGCGACGATCCAGTCGCAGACGACATCGGTGAACACGGGGCAGTCCTACCGCCCAAAGGAAGCGCTGGAGGTCGGCGCATTCCGCGGCGGGCAGACCTGCGGCACATGGCAGTTGATCGTGACGGATTGCGCCAGTGGTCTATCCGGATCGATCGGCAACTGGACACTGAACTTCGCCCCTCCGCCCGAGCCGCCGATCGGCATGCTCCATGCGTCGAAGATCTCGGACAACGGCGGCGAGTTTACGTCGTCATTTCGTATTCCGGCACGGTACACCTTCGTCAGATCGGATAATCCGGCCATTTTTCGAGTGTTCGAGCCGGCCGTCGCTGGTGTCGTGCCGGCGGAACTCAGCCCGGGCGGGTCAATGCCGTGGGTTCATGCAGTGCCCCTTCCAGGCCTCGAGATCGGCTACTGCGACCCGGGCGACGGGCACGTACGAAATTTCTATCCGGCAATGCGCGACAGCGTCGATCCCGCGCCGTGCGCGATCCAGGTCCCGATGGTTCACGCGGGAGCGGGTTGTCTGATCGTCGCCGAGGTCAGTCCCGCATCGTGCCCCGGGGCATGCTGCATCGGCAATGGAGAACTATGTCTGATCACGGAGCGGACGGTTTGCGAGAGCCAGGGCGGGGTTTTCCGTGGCGATCACACGACGTGTGACGATCTGGACAGCGACGGTATTCCGGACGCGTTTGAAGATGCCGCATTTGTGTCACCCGCATGCTGTCGCCCCGCGCTGTCAGGGTGTTTTACTCGCACCAGTCCGGTGGAGTGGAATACCGATTTTAATCCGCTCGATCCCGCGCCGGATTTGAATTGTGACGGCTGCGAGGTTTATGTCATGGGAACGAGCGCGTGTAGCGCCGATGATCCGGTGCTCGGGTCGCCAACATGTCCGGATTGCAATGGCAACGGAGTCTGTGATCCATGCGACGTGTATGCGCCTTGCGCGACAAGCCTGGATTGCAACGGCAATGGCATCCCCGATGAGTGCGATCTGAATCCGCTGGATCCGGACGGCAACGGGCTGGTCAGCCAGGACTGCAACGAGAATGGCGTGCCCGACGAATGCGATTTTGATACGGACGGCGACCTGGTGCCCGACGATTGTGACAATTGCGATCTGATTTTCAATCCCGGCCAGGAAGATATGGATGGCGATGAGATCGGCGATGCCTGCGACGAAGACGCGGACGGCGACGGGTTTGAAGGTCCGTTCGGCAATGGTCTGGACTGCGACGATTTCGACCCCTCGATCAATCCGGGAGTGGTCGAGTCGACGGCGGAGGGCAACTGTTCGGACGGCATCGACAATGATTGTGACAGCGTGGCGGACGGTGACGATCCCGATTGTGTCGGCGTCGCCACCATGATTCGCATCAACGAAATACGCATCGACGAATCGGGATCGGCCGATCCGAACGAGTACTTCGAGCTTTGCGGTCCCAGCGGGGCATCGTTGGCCGGATACACCTATCTGGTAATCGGCGATTCGACAAATGGAAACAGCGGCATCATCGAACTGGTTGTCAATCTGGATGCACTTTCGATTCCGGCGGACGGTTACCTGCTGGTCGCGAAATCCACGATGTCGCTCGTGCCCTTGGCGGGAGTGGATCTGGTCTTCCCACTGAATTTCGAGAATGGTGATAATGTCACCCACATGCTTGTGCGAGGGTTCTCGGGTGTTCTCAATCAGGACCTCGATTTGGACAACGATTGCGTGCTGGAGACGACCCCCTGGATCGAAATCGTGGATCGGGTCGCGCTGATTGAAGAGATGAACCCGCCCTCCGGAACGGAATGTCACTACGGAACGAGCCCGGTGGATACGATCGGTCCGGACGGTTTCGGTCCTCCGAGCCATGTCTATCGCTGTCCGAGCGGGACAGGCACATGGGTCATAGGCGATTTTGATATCGGATTGGGATTCGATACGCCGGGTGCCGCAAACACGACATGCCCCTGA